In Paramisgurnus dabryanus chromosome 7, PD_genome_1.1, whole genome shotgun sequence, the following are encoded in one genomic region:
- the LOC135757795 gene encoding inhibin beta B chain isoform X2 has translation MRFPSFSWVSLCSGGSHIGFVPALLSGLVMLAAAASTGCPSCALPAMEKRAEEKYLIEIAKQQILNKLNLRERPNITHPLPRAALMTALRKLHAGRVRQDGTLELDNNFNPLVANQAYEIVSFADVDEVSTGFSNHLSFQFLQEKGHSVQVLQSSLSLYVQPAEGSHNGGHVTAEIHMSGIGDGNRTLLVQRSVEAKRGGWHTFPVTGALQSFLDGDQRSLRLEVQCEKEGRNLCGHDASADSSHQPFLVAQVRLRDDGSKHALSKRSLKCGEDPSVCCKKDFYIKFRDIQWQDWIIAPEGYHMNYCMGQCPRHISGSPGIASSFHATVFSQLKANGIHTAVSSCCVPIQRRPLSMVYFNSQHIIVKTDVPDMIVESCGCT, from the exons ATGCGCTTTCCTTCTTTTTCGTGGGTGTCCCTGTGTTCCGGAGGGAGCCACATCGGGTTCGTCCCTGCGCTCTTATCCGGGCTGGTGATGCTGGCGGCCGCAGCATCCACAGGTTGTCCCTCGTGCGCTCTGCCGGCGATGGAAAAGCGCGCGGAGGAGAAATACTTGATCGAGATCGCCAAACAACAGATCCTCAACAAACTCAATCTGCGCGAGAGACCCAACATCACGCATCCGTTGCCGCGCGCGGCGCTCATGACAGCGCTGCGCAAGTTACACGCGGGGCGCGTGAGGCAGGACGGGACTCTCGAACTGGACAATAATTTTAACCCGCTCGTGGCTAACCAGGCGTACGAGATAGTCAGTTTTGCTGATGTGG ATGAAGTCTCCACTGGTTTCAGCAACCATCTGTCATTCCAGTTCCTTCAGGAGAAAGGTCACAGTGTGCAAGTCCTACAGTCGTCTCTGTCGCTGTACGTGCAGCCGGCCGAGGGTTCGCACAACGGCGGGCACGTGACGGCTGAAATCCACATGTCAGGGATTGGCGATGGCAATCGCACGCTGCTGGTTCAAAGGAGTGTGGAGGCCAAGCGGGGTGGGTGGCACACCTTCCCTGTTACCGGTGCCCTGCAGTCCTTCCTAGATGGGGACCAGCGGAGTCTCCGTCTGGAAGTCCAGTGCGAGAAGGAAGGACGCAATCTGTGCGGCCACGACGCCTCCGCAGACTCTTCCCATCAACCGTTTCTGGTCGCCCAAGTGCGGTTGCGTGACGACGGCTCCAAACACGCCCTGAGCAAACGTTCGCTGAAGTGTGGCGAGGACCCCAGCGTGTGCTGTAAGAAAGACTTCTACATTAAGTTCCGTGACATCCAATGGCAGGACTGGATCATCGCGCCAGAGGGCTACCACATGAATTACTGCATGGGTCAGTGTCCACGGCACATCTCCGGCTCACCTGGCATTGCCTCGTCCTTCCACGCCACCGTCTTCAGCCAGCTGAAGGCCAACGGCATCCACACGGCGGTCTCATCCTGCTGCGTGCCCATTCAGAGACGACCGCTCTCCATGGTCTACTTCAACTCTCAGCATATCATTGTTAAGACCGATGTCCCGGACATGATCGTAGAGTCCTGCGGGTGCACATAA
- the LOC135757795 gene encoding inhibin beta B chain isoform X1 produces MRFPSFSWVSLCSGGSHIGFVPALLSGLVMLAAAASTGCPSCALPAMEKRAEEKYLIEIAKQQILNKLNLRERPNITHPLPRAALMTALRKLHAGRVRQDGTLELDNNFNPLVANQAYEIVSFADVEDEVSTGFSNHLSFQFLQEKGHSVQVLQSSLSLYVQPAEGSHNGGHVTAEIHMSGIGDGNRTLLVQRSVEAKRGGWHTFPVTGALQSFLDGDQRSLRLEVQCEKEGRNLCGHDASADSSHQPFLVAQVRLRDDGSKHALSKRSLKCGEDPSVCCKKDFYIKFRDIQWQDWIIAPEGYHMNYCMGQCPRHISGSPGIASSFHATVFSQLKANGIHTAVSSCCVPIQRRPLSMVYFNSQHIIVKTDVPDMIVESCGCT; encoded by the exons ATGCGCTTTCCTTCTTTTTCGTGGGTGTCCCTGTGTTCCGGAGGGAGCCACATCGGGTTCGTCCCTGCGCTCTTATCCGGGCTGGTGATGCTGGCGGCCGCAGCATCCACAGGTTGTCCCTCGTGCGCTCTGCCGGCGATGGAAAAGCGCGCGGAGGAGAAATACTTGATCGAGATCGCCAAACAACAGATCCTCAACAAACTCAATCTGCGCGAGAGACCCAACATCACGCATCCGTTGCCGCGCGCGGCGCTCATGACAGCGCTGCGCAAGTTACACGCGGGGCGCGTGAGGCAGGACGGGACTCTCGAACTGGACAATAATTTTAACCCGCTCGTGGCTAACCAGGCGTACGAGATAGTCAGTTTTGCTGATGTGG AAGATGAAGTCTCCACTGGTTTCAGCAACCATCTGTCATTCCAGTTCCTTCAGGAGAAAGGTCACAGTGTGCAAGTCCTACAGTCGTCTCTGTCGCTGTACGTGCAGCCGGCCGAGGGTTCGCACAACGGCGGGCACGTGACGGCTGAAATCCACATGTCAGGGATTGGCGATGGCAATCGCACGCTGCTGGTTCAAAGGAGTGTGGAGGCCAAGCGGGGTGGGTGGCACACCTTCCCTGTTACCGGTGCCCTGCAGTCCTTCCTAGATGGGGACCAGCGGAGTCTCCGTCTGGAAGTCCAGTGCGAGAAGGAAGGACGCAATCTGTGCGGCCACGACGCCTCCGCAGACTCTTCCCATCAACCGTTTCTGGTCGCCCAAGTGCGGTTGCGTGACGACGGCTCCAAACACGCCCTGAGCAAACGTTCGCTGAAGTGTGGCGAGGACCCCAGCGTGTGCTGTAAGAAAGACTTCTACATTAAGTTCCGTGACATCCAATGGCAGGACTGGATCATCGCGCCAGAGGGCTACCACATGAATTACTGCATGGGTCAGTGTCCACGGCACATCTCCGGCTCACCTGGCATTGCCTCGTCCTTCCACGCCACCGTCTTCAGCCAGCTGAAGGCCAACGGCATCCACACGGCGGTCTCATCCTGCTGCGTGCCCATTCAGAGACGACCGCTCTCCATGGTCTACTTCAACTCTCAGCATATCATTGTTAAGACCGATGTCCCGGACATGATCGTAGAGTCCTGCGGGTGCACATAA